One window of the Nanoarchaeota archaeon genome contains the following:
- a CDS encoding translation initiation factor IF-6 produces MNKTKKTEDNDHMRFADFQGDPNIGLFGIVTEKYTVLPEAGIDVSFLVKTVAYTTIAGTKLCGLFLAGNSHGLIVPETITEREMHALKNALKGVNILKLKSKYTAIGNLILCNDKGAVISPLLRASAEEIAECLNVKVSIGNMLDLDIIGAMGVATKKGFLLDMYVGEVEFKFVKDALGVDGDIGTVNFGSEFVKSGILANSKGILIGNATTGPETARIDEALGFI; encoded by the coding sequence ATGAACAAAACAAAAAAAACCGAAGACAATGACCATATGCGCTTTGCAGATTTCCAGGGCGATCCAAACATAGGGCTCTTCGGAATTGTAACTGAGAAATACACAGTGCTTCCAGAAGCAGGCATTGACGTAAGCTTTCTTGTCAAAACCGTCGCATACACAACAATAGCCGGAACAAAGCTATGTGGCCTGTTTCTTGCAGGAAACTCTCATGGCCTTATTGTACCTGAAACAATAACTGAACGCGAAATGCACGCCCTAAAAAATGCATTGAAAGGCGTGAATATCCTGAAGTTAAAATCAAAATACACCGCTATCGGAAATCTCATACTCTGCAATGACAAAGGCGCAGTCATAAGCCCACTATTACGCGCTTCAGCCGAAGAAATCGCAGAATGCTTAAACGTAAAAGTCAGCATAGGAAATATGCTTGACCTAGACATTATTGGCGCAATGGGCGTTGCCACAAAAAAAGGATTCCTCCTTGATATGTATGTCGGAGAAGTTGAATTCAAATTTGTTAAAGACGCCCTTGGAGTTGACGGCGACATCGGCACTGTGAATTTCGGCTCAGAATTTGTCAAAAGCGGTATACTTGCCAATTCAAAAGGAATTTTAATCGGAAACGCCACAACAGGACCTGAAACAGCAAGAATTGATGAAGCGCTTGGATTTATTTAA
- the pfdA gene encoding prefoldin subunit alpha yields the protein MEYDKKMDQKTMQQKAHDFEMQKEQMKQIQMQAMQIQKQAQEFEQVKQSLKDLKIMTSRDAKLSKPDLEKEINDAFIPLGAGIFASGKITDSKEVLVMTGAGIAVKKNIDDAIAFLDGKTEVLTAAFKELDSEGKRISKSAQNLASQIQDASR from the coding sequence ATGGAGTATGATAAAAAAATGGACCAAAAAACAATGCAGCAAAAAGCACATGACTTTGAAATGCAAAAAGAGCAAATGAAGCAGATTCAAATGCAAGCAATGCAAATTCAAAAGCAGGCGCAGGAATTTGAGCAGGTAAAACAAAGCCTCAAAGATCTTAAGATCATGACATCTAGGGATGCCAAACTTTCTAAGCCGGACTTAGAAAAAGAGATAAATGACGCATTCATACCGCTTGGAGCAGGCATTTTTGCCTCAGGAAAGATAACTGATTCAAAAGAAGTTCTTGTAATGACTGGCGCAGGAATCGCTGTCAAAAAAAACATAGATGATGCCATTGCATTTCTTGACGGCAAGACAGAAGTACTTACAGCCGCATTCAAAGAGCTTGATTCAGAAGGTAAGAGGATAAGCAAAAGCGCGCAAAACCTGGCGAGCCAAATACAAGACGCATCAAGATAA
- a CDS encoding archaeosortase/exosortase family protein, producing MEFLKKHRARILKKIKTPFQKKLLNIFIFLTAFTALSLPLHFLLWVNFDATPMQVIVASSVKKLLEASGIAVSQSGLFLSMITKTGPLTVQIIKDCVGWKSVLALFGLIFATPKIEMNKRIYGLIAGTPIILAGNILRIYATIYVTVYGGLEYWEITHTYLWQEGLIVLVIATWYIWLRICKNNRSKLSFI from the coding sequence TTGGAATTCTTAAAAAAACATCGGGCGCGAATCTTAAAAAAAATAAAAACACCATTCCAAAAAAAGCTGCTTAATATATTCATATTCCTCACAGCATTTACCGCACTCTCACTGCCGCTCCATTTTCTCTTATGGGTGAACTTTGATGCAACGCCGATGCAGGTTATTGTTGCAAGTAGCGTCAAAAAGCTGCTTGAAGCAAGCGGCATCGCGGTTTCGCAAAGCGGACTTTTTCTTTCAATGATTACAAAGACAGGCCCTCTAACAGTGCAGATAATAAAAGACTGTGTAGGATGGAAGTCCGTTCTTGCCCTCTTTGGACTTATTTTTGCGACGCCAAAGATTGAAATGAATAAACGCATATACGGTCTTATTGCGGGCACCCCTATAATTCTTGCGGGAAATATACTGCGCATATATGCAACCATATATGTTACGGTTTATGGGGGCTTGGAATACTGGGAAATTACGCACACATATCTTTGGCAGGAAGGGCTTATAGTTCTCGTCATTGCTACGTGGTATATCTGGCTCAGGATATGCAAGAATAACCGCAGTAAATTAAGTTTTATATAG
- a CDS encoding acetate--CoA ligase family protein yields MLCLTEFKSRKILKDCGFILPKAFLAKNANSTEKYAKKIGYPVVLKIMSSDIVHKSDYGCVKTGITNRSEAKFAYHAIINNALNRNIAAKIDGVSVEETLSGVELIVGAKQDPQFGPIILFGIGGVFVEILKDAAIRLAPIKRKDAKEMISEIKGHKLLEGYRGMPQVNLAAVEDALLAASKLICKHVEIMEMDINPLFANEKKAVVGDARIIIR; encoded by the coding sequence ATGTTGTGCTTGACTGAATTTAAATCGCGCAAAATTCTAAAGGATTGCGGGTTTATTCTGCCAAAGGCATTTTTAGCAAAAAACGCCAACTCGACAGAGAAATATGCAAAAAAAATCGGATACCCTGTTGTCCTAAAGATAATGAGCTCGGACATCGTGCATAAAAGCGATTATGGATGTGTAAAAACAGGCATAACAAACAGGTCAGAAGCAAAATTTGCATATCACGCAATCATAAATAATGCCCTTAACCGCAATATTGCGGCAAAAATCGACGGGGTGTCTGTAGAAGAAACACTTTCAGGAGTGGAACTTATAGTTGGCGCAAAACAGGATCCTCAATTCGGTCCGATAATTCTTTTCGGCATTGGCGGCGTATTTGTCGAAATCTTAAAAGACGCAGCAATAAGGCTCGCACCCATAAAACGAAAGGATGCAAAAGAAATGATTTCTGAGATAAAAGGCCATAAGCTCCTTGAAGGATATCGCGGAATGCCGCAGGTAAATCTTGCGGCAGTTGAAGACGCGCTTCTTGCGGCATCAAAACTGATCTGCAAACATGTGGAAATAATGGAAATGGATATAAATCCGCTGTTTGCAAATGAAAAGAAAGCGGTTGTAGGAGACGCACGAATTATAATACGTTGA
- a CDS encoding flippase-like domain-containing protein, translated as MKPGRIMAFVVGAAILAYLFSKIEFIKIKEAALSLNPVYVLGFFIILTITVILKGLKWRMSLGLFGIRTSIVSAIETWLIGFSVGAATPGRVGDFVKIAYLDEKKSKSIGAVFLDRITDVFAVLFFAFIGFAAFGEPFGVTKPLVALAAAAIIACAVIAKKYYRRISGVLLRHFVPEKYRTYLKSGASDFIESARSALKLKARIIFVLILSALIWMFSVIQALMIAKSLEISISYFSLLFIMSVVALVELIPVTVAGLGTREATIVFLMSFIGIESEKAIVFSLLNFFFGYFVLASAGYLFWVRNPIKIR; from the coding sequence ATGAAGCCCGGGCGCATTATGGCATTTGTTGTCGGAGCAGCCATACTTGCTTATCTTTTCAGCAAAATAGAATTCATTAAAATCAAGGAAGCCGCGCTTTCTTTAAATCCCGTATATGTGCTTGGCTTTTTTATCATTCTGACAATAACTGTTATCCTTAAAGGCCTGAAATGGCGCATGTCGCTTGGGTTATTCGGGATACGAACAAGCATAGTTAGCGCAATTGAAACCTGGCTGATAGGTTTTTCAGTAGGTGCTGCAACTCCGGGAAGAGTTGGCGATTTTGTAAAGATTGCATATCTTGATGAGAAAAAGAGCAAATCTATCGGCGCAGTTTTTCTTGATAGGATAACTGATGTTTTCGCAGTTCTTTTTTTCGCATTTATCGGGTTCGCGGCCTTTGGCGAGCCATTTGGCGTGACAAAGCCGCTGGTCGCGCTTGCAGCAGCAGCTATTATCGCTTGTGCAGTTATTGCAAAGAAATACTATCGCAGGATTTCAGGCGTTCTTTTGAGGCATTTTGTTCCTGAAAAATACCGCACTTACCTTAAGTCGGGAGCCTCAGATTTTATTGAATCCGCGAGATCCGCGCTTAAGCTCAAAGCCCGCATCATTTTTGTTCTCATATTAAGTGCGCTGATATGGATGTTTTCGGTGATTCAGGCTTTGATGATAGCCAAATCTCTTGAAATAAGCATATCTTATTTTTCGCTGCTTTTTATAATGAGTGTTGTTGCTCTTGTAGAGCTGATTCCGGTAACTGTGGCCGGCCTTGGCACGCGCGAGGCAACAATCGTCTTTTTAATGTCATTTATTGGCATTGAAAGCGAGAAAGCAATAGTTTTTTCTCTTCTTAATTTCTTTTTCGGATATTTTGTTCTTGCATCAGCAGGCTATCTTTTCTGGGTAAGAAATCCCATTAAAATACGATGA
- a CDS encoding nucleotidyltransferase family protein, which produces MIGIIPAAGKGTRLKPITDAIPKELLICGSKPLIEHALDSMNAIGISRVCIVTGHKKGPLMDFIKDGALYNIDVDYVYQTHALGLGHAILCTKNKIHDGEKDLFVLNGDTVIEPKSVLTEMAKTHKKEKPIATLLIHEVADPKRWGIAKLDGFNGNIAEVKKLFEKPQNENEWKEFAQNGKYYAIVGVYCLNQKMYDYLEKTKAGRGGEIQLTDAIELAIKNKEKVIAMKFDGSWLDIGAPKTFLMAQWEYFKNKKEDDILALAAEWDAHASKAGRME; this is translated from the coding sequence ATGATAGGCATAATACCTGCGGCAGGAAAAGGAACCCGCCTGAAACCGATAACCGACGCAATTCCAAAAGAGCTCCTGATATGCGGAAGCAAACCGCTGATTGAGCATGCTCTTGATTCTATGAACGCCATAGGAATAAGCCGCGTATGCATTGTTACAGGCCATAAAAAGGGGCCTCTTATGGATTTTATCAAAGACGGCGCTCTTTACAACATCGATGTCGACTATGTTTACCAGACACATGCGCTCGGCCTGGGACACGCGATTCTTTGCACAAAAAACAAGATCCATGATGGCGAAAAAGACCTTTTTGTATTAAATGGCGATACTGTAATAGAACCGAAAAGCGTTCTTACGGAAATGGCAAAAACCCATAAAAAAGAAAAACCAATAGCTACATTACTCATTCATGAAGTAGCAGATCCCAAACGCTGGGGTATTGCAAAGCTTGACGGATTTAACGGCAATATCGCCGAAGTGAAAAAGCTGTTTGAAAAGCCGCAAAACGAAAATGAATGGAAAGAATTCGCGCAAAACGGCAAGTATTATGCGATTGTCGGCGTGTACTGCCTGAACCAGAAAATGTACGATTATCTTGAAAAAACAAAAGCTGGACGCGGTGGAGAAATACAGCTTACCGATGCAATTGAACTCGCAATCAAGAACAAGGAAAAAGTCATTGCGATGAAATTCGACGGTTCCTGGCTGGATATAGGGGCTCCAAAAACATTTTTAATGGCACAGTGGGAATATTTCAAAAATAAGAAAGAGGATGATATCCTTGCTCTTGCCGCAGAGTGGGACGCACACGCATCAAAAGCCGGCCGGATGGAGTGA
- a CDS encoding SDR family oxidoreductase, which translates to METIIITGGAGFIGSHLCDALVNNYKVICIDNFITGRRKNVAHLSSNKNFVLIEHDVTKPMKITENVKYIFHLASPASPIDYQLRPIKTMLANSFGAYNMLELAKEKNARILLASTSEVYGDPKEHPQKETYWGNVNPIGPRSCYDESKRFAEALAMSYLKEHKVDIRLARIFNTYGPRMRENDGRVIPNFISQALQNQPITVYGNGSQTRSFCYVSDLVNGLKRFMFKESLSGEVINLGNPEECTILETAKTVKQIIGNSSEISFKELPQDDPLRRNPDISKAKKILSWQPEISFDEGLRKTIPAFKSAKI; encoded by the coding sequence ATGGAAACAATAATCATTACCGGAGGCGCAGGATTTATCGGCAGCCACCTTTGTGACGCGCTTGTGAATAATTATAAAGTGATATGTATAGATAATTTTATCACGGGAAGGCGAAAAAATGTGGCGCATTTGAGTTCAAACAAAAATTTCGTTCTTATTGAACATGACGTGACAAAGCCAATGAAAATAACTGAAAACGTAAAATACATATTTCACTTGGCATCGCCGGCATCGCCTATTGATTATCAGCTAAGGCCCATAAAAACTATGCTTGCAAACTCATTCGGAGCATACAATATGCTTGAGCTGGCAAAAGAAAAAAACGCACGAATTCTCCTAGCATCTACCTCAGAAGTGTATGGCGATCCAAAAGAACACCCTCAAAAAGAAACATATTGGGGTAATGTTAATCCAATAGGTCCGCGGAGCTGCTATGATGAATCAAAAAGATTTGCAGAAGCGCTTGCAATGAGCTATCTGAAAGAGCATAAGGTAGATATTCGGCTTGCACGAATTTTTAACACATACGGTCCAAGGATGCGGGAAAACGATGGTCGTGTAATACCTAATTTTATTTCACAGGCACTCCAAAACCAACCCATAACCGTATATGGTAATGGAAGCCAAACAAGAAGCTTCTGCTATGTTTCGGATTTAGTAAATGGATTAAAAAGATTCATGTTCAAAGAGTCTCTTTCAGGAGAAGTGATAAATCTGGGGAATCCGGAAGAGTGCACGATTCTTGAAACTGCAAAAACCGTAAAACAGATTATCGGCAATTCTTCAGAAATATCATTTAAAGAACTGCCGCAAGATGATCCTCTCAGAAGAAATCCGGACATAAGCAAAGCAAAAAAAATCCTTTCATGGCAGCCAGAAATTTCTTTTGACGAGGGCCTGAGAAAAACAATCCCTGCATTCAAATCCGCAAAGATATAA